In a single window of the Pantanalinema sp. genome:
- the mutM gene encoding bifunctional DNA-formamidopyrimidine glycosylase/DNA-(apurinic or apyrimidinic site) lyase, protein MPELPEVETIRTDLEPLLLGRRITRVAQALVDPHYRDLRDAEGRRVEALRRRGKYMIAALGDRDLVIHLGMTGQLAVAAAPSAGMRHLRVSFFLDDGTGLFFNDPRRFGRLQVVPPGAYGTIPTLAAMGPEPLSPEFGLEAFARRTARARTLKPLLLNQKVVAGLGNIYVDEALHLAGLHPERGALSFAEAERLHAAIREVLRHGIEHRGTTFRDYRDGMGRYGTNQDFLRVFAREKAACPVCSTPILKTRVGGRGTYYCPECQRA, encoded by the coding sequence ATGCCTGAGCTGCCCGAAGTCGAGACCATCCGAACCGATCTCGAGCCCCTCCTGCTCGGGCGCCGGATCACCCGCGTCGCGCAGGCGCTGGTGGACCCGCACTACCGGGACCTGCGCGACGCCGAGGGCCGGCGCGTGGAGGCGCTGCGCCGGCGCGGCAAGTACATGATCGCCGCGCTGGGCGACAGGGATCTCGTCATCCACCTGGGAATGACCGGCCAACTCGCGGTCGCCGCGGCGCCAAGCGCCGGGATGCGGCATCTGCGCGTGAGCTTTTTCCTCGACGACGGCACGGGGCTCTTCTTCAACGATCCGCGGCGCTTCGGCCGGCTGCAGGTGGTGCCCCCCGGCGCCTACGGGACCATCCCGACCCTGGCAGCCATGGGGCCCGAGCCCCTGTCGCCGGAGTTCGGGCTCGAGGCCTTCGCCCGGCGCACGGCGCGCGCCCGGACCCTGAAGCCGCTGCTGCTGAACCAGAAGGTGGTCGCCGGGCTCGGCAACATCTACGTGGACGAGGCCCTCCACCTGGCGGGCCTTCATCCGGAGCGCGGCGCGCTGAGCTTCGCCGAAGCCGAGCGCCTCCACGCGGCGATCCGCGAGGTCCTGCGTCACGGCATCGAGCACCGGGGGACCACCTTCAGGGACTACCGGGACGGCATGGGCCGCTACGGCACCAACCAGGACTTTCTGAGGGTCTTCGCGAGAGAAAAGGCGGCCTGTCCGGTTTGTTCCACCCCCATCCTCAAGACCAGGGTGGGCGGCCGCGGAACCTACTACTGTCCCGAGTGCCAGCGGGCCTAG